A single Lathamus discolor isolate bLatDis1 chromosome 16, bLatDis1.hap1, whole genome shotgun sequence DNA region contains:
- the LOC136022661 gene encoding LOW QUALITY PROTEIN: arylacetamide deacetylase-like 3 (The sequence of the model RefSeq protein was modified relative to this genomic sequence to represent the inferred CDS: inserted 1 base in 1 codon; deleted 2 bases in 2 codons; substituted 1 base at 1 genomic stop codon) codes for MQGFKMLLKDLHFDEVPVRIYCPRAQAANKQRGVIIFHGGCGIFGSIKSHERICQTIARKSDSVVVSVAYILSPKHEYPAQALDFHTATVHFLKTAKNCGVDPHWIIVCGDSTGXTFAASVCQDLGNRRDIPKICAQVLIYPFLXALNFNLPSHQKNAFTAFLSWEHTVKFILKYLKKDCSIKEAVLAGSHIPESMNLKYKKWINPDLIPEIFKLGYKQLLPASFLPLETL; via the exons ATGCAGGGATTCAAAATGCTTCTAAAAGATCTGCATTTTGATGAGGTGCCAGTGAGGATTTACTGCCCAAGAGCACAAGCTGCAAATAAACAGAGAGGAGTCATCATCTTCCATGGAGGATGTGGGATATTCGGAAGCATCA AAAGCCATGAAAGAATATGCCAG ACAATAGCCAGAAAGTCTGATTCAGTGGTTGTGTCTGTTGC GTACATTTTATCTCCTAAGCATGAGTATCCAGCCCAAGCTCTGGACTTTCATACTGCCACTGTGCACTTCTTGAAGACTGCA AAAAACTGTGGGGTGGATCCTCATTGGATTATTGTTTGTGGGGATAGTACAG TCACTTTTGCTGCTAGTGTATGCCAAGATCTAGGAAATAGAAGAGATATCCCAAAGATATGCGCCCAGGTACTGATCTATCCATTTCTCTAAGCACTGAACTTCAATCTGCCATCTCACCAGAAAAATGCTTTCACTGCCTTCCTGTCCTGGGAACATACAGTCAAGTTTATCCTGAAGTACCTGAAGAAGGACTGCTCTATAAAGGAAGCTGTTTTGGCAGGTTCTCACATTCCTGAGAGTATGAATTTGAAATACAAGAAATGGATAAATCCAGATCTTATCCCAGAGATATTTAAGCTGGGTTATAAACAGCTGTTACCTGCTTCATTTCTACCTTTAGAAACTTTATAA
- the LOC136022654 gene encoding arylacetamide deacetylase-like 4, which produces MKRIANPMPLTFGNPSKVRGERKPQLVLQFGSSQYTEMGLLLVIFLAVSTFFVAMAFYYEHPKAKIPHGFSQRRKLYIFHYAVNFGFGLAKFLEKVGITSEVDFLRAVMDGIPPLRDKQLFIRDLRFEKVEVRIYQPKSSTIGQRRGILYFHGGVGLFGSIRAYERTCRYFARQSNSVVVSVGYRLAPEHPYPTQFEDCLAATIHFMRTAQDYGVDPSRIIICGDSSGGTITAAVAQALVNRQDLPKLRAQILIYPFLQGLDFDLPSYQQNEGVPILLKERTLSLGLKYLNIELSATKPAFKGNHVPEDLLLKYRKWVSSDIIPPEFKRRGYTPSTTYSFSDEIYALVKPIFDTVFSPLLAEDSVIAQLPEAFILTCEYDVLRDDGLLYKKRLEDHGIKVTWCHLQEGFHGTVLLALCGALLAFQSGNKGLENIVHFLRLM; this is translated from the exons ATGAAGAGAATTGCTAATCCCATGCCTTTAACCTTCGGAAATCCTTCAAAAGTCAGAGGGGAGAGGAAGCCACAGCTGGTTCTTCAGTTTGGCTCCTCACAGTACACTGAGATGGGATTGCTTCTAgtgatttttcttgctgtttcaaCTTTCTTCGTGGCAATGGCATTCTACTACGAACACCCCAAAGCAAAAATCCCTCATGGATTTAGTCAGCGCCGAAAgctttacatttttcattacGCCGTGAACTTTGGGTTTGGCCTC GCAAAATTTTTGGAAAAAGTAGGTATCACCTCAGAGGTGGATTTCCTCAGGGCTGTCATGGATGGAATACCGCCATTAAGAGATAAACAACTTTTTATCAGGGACTTAAGGTTTGAAAAGGTTGAAGTAAGAATTTACCAGCCAAAATCATCAACTATTGGCCAAAGAAGAGGAATCCTATATTTTCACGGAGGAGTTGGACTGTTTGGAAGTATTA GGGCCTATGAAAGAACATGCCGCTATTTTGCCCGACAAAGCAATTCGGTGGTGGTGTCTGTTGG GTATCGCTTAGCTCCCGAGCATCCATATCCAACACAGTTTGAGGATTGCCTTGCTGCCACCATCCACTTCATGAGGACTGCACAAGACTATGGAGTAGACCCTTCTCGCATTATTATCTGTGGAGATAGTAGTGGAGGTacaatcactgctgctgtggccCAAGCACTGGTGAACAGACAAGATCTCCCAAAGCTGAGAGCGCAAATCCTAATATATCCCTTTCTCCAGGGTTTGGACTTTGATTTGCCTTCTTATCAGCAGAATGAGGGGGTGCCCATTTTGTTAAAGGAACGAACCCTTTCTCTTGGTTTGAAGTATCTTAATATAGAATTGTCTGccacaaaaccagcatttaaAGGCAATCATGTTCCAGAAGATTTGCTACTGAAGTATCGGAAATGGGTGAGTTCTGACATCATCCCTCCTGAGTTTAAAAGAAGAGGCTACACACCGAGTACAACATATTCATTCTCAGATGAAATCTATGCACTGGTCAAACCTATTTTTGACACTGTTTTTTCACCACTGCTAGCTGAAGACAGTGTTATTGCTCAGCTTCCTGAGGCTTTCATTTTGACCTGTGAATATGATGTGCTTAGAGACGATGGACTGCTCTACAAGAAACGATTAGAGGATCATGGTATAAAAGTGACCTGGTGCCATTTGCAAGAGGGATTCCATGGCACAGTATTATTAGCTCTTTGTGGTGCGCTTTTGGCATTCCAATCTGGAAATAAAGGCCTGGAAAATATAGTACATTTTCTAAGATTGATGTAA
- the LOC136022801 gene encoding arylacetamide deacetylase-like 4, with translation MASVYVTLATIGMVFISPVIVPALFFWGVFYDLFSSELPLGIDQPLKLRFYHSVMITTMVLGKILQKLGICSDLSLMRIVLDGIPPQRDSTLLIKDLKVDEVPLRIYQPKWPPTGKRRGILYFHGGAGTFGSIRACERICCYMAKKCNSVVVSVGYRLAPEHPYPGQYFDCLNATLYFMRNLEEYHVDPALIILSGDSCGANFATVICQILLNKRDLPKVRAQVLLYPGLQGLDFHLPSYQQNASVPLLFRKLVVYFCFRYLNKEPSVLEDVLQNRHVPESMKQKYKKWVSADIIPDKFKMRDYVPQKPTSYKPEVHEAIKEILAITFSPLLAEDAIIRQLPESYILTCEFDVLRDDGLLYKKRLEDNGVQVTWYHSESGFHGILSFFGYGIFSFLTGKKIMDSMVNFINSL, from the exons ATGGCATCTGTTTATGTGACTTTAGCAACAATAGGGATGGTTTTCATCTCTCCTGTTATAGTGCCAGCATTGTTTTTCTGGGGGGTATTTTATGATCTTTTCAGCTCAGAACTGCCACTCGGAATTGACCAACCTCTAAAGCTGCGGTTTTATCATTCAGTGATGATTACAACCATGGTCTTG GGAAAGATTTTGCAGAAGCTGGGAATCTGCAGTGACTTAAGCTTAATGCGAATCGTGCTCGATGGAATACCACCACAGAGAGATTCAACACTTCTTATCAAAGACCTCAAAGTAGATGAGGTACCATTGAGGATTTACCAGCCCAAATGGCCACCTACTGGCAAAAGAAGAGGAATACTGTATTTTCATGGAGGCGCTGGCACATTTGGAAGCATTA GAGCCTGTGAAAGAATATGCTGCTATATGGCCAAAAAATGCAACTCAGTGGTTGTGTCTGTGGG TTATCGTTTGGCTCCTGAACACCCATACCCAGGGCAGTATTTCGATTGTCTCAATGCCACCTTGTATTTTATGAGGAATTTAGAAGAGTATCATGTGGATCCTGCTCTCATCATCCTTAGTGGTGACAGTTGTGGAGCCAATTTTGCTACAGTTATTTGCCAAATATTGCTGAATAAAAGAGATCTCCCAAAAGTACGTGCTCAGGTTTTACTTTATCCAGGACTGCAGGGCCTGGATTTTCACTTGCCTTCCTACCAGCAGAATGCTTCAGTGCCCCTGTTGTTTCGGAAGTTAGTTGTCTACTTCTGCTTTCGCTATCTTAATAAAGAACCATCAGTTTTGGAAGATGTTCTCCAAAACCGCCATGTTCCTGAGAGTATGAAACAGAAGTATAAGAAATGGGTAAGTGCTGACATTATTCCTGACAAATTCAAGATGAGAGACTATGTACCTCAGAAACCCACCTCATATAAACCTGAAGTCCATGAAGCAATCAAAGAAATTTTAGCAATAACATTTTCCCCACTCTTAGCTGAAGATGCCATTATTCGCCAGCTCCCGGAAAGCTACATCTTGACCTGTGAGTTTGATGTGCTCAGGGATGATGGGCTGTTATACAAGAAGCGCTTAGAGGACAATGGTGTTCAAGTAACCTGGTATCATTCTGAGAGTGGTTTCCATGgaattttgtccttttttggatatgggattttttcctttctaactgGGAAAAAGATAATGGATAGTATGGTGAATTTTATAAACAGCTTATAG
- the LOC136022780 gene encoding arylacetamide deacetylase-like 4 — protein MAVLYTLLVLFLAVFVAGFVLLVLGAMNFDFSNSEIPPGVNESVKLRIIHIMLISRAVVGRILENIGICSQVNFVRYMQDRKILQVDPKLLIKDLWFEKVPVRIYQPKAPAASQRRGVMFFHGGGWVFGSLETHERLCRSIARESESVVASVGYRLAPEHKYPAAYEDCLNATIHFMNNAEHYGVDPANITVCGDNAGGNLAAAVSQTLAGRSDLPSLRAQVLIYPGLQALDFNLPSYQQNRGVPPLFRERAAFYMLHYLDGNVSNLEDVLEGSHIPMDIKLNYGKWVSPDHIPEKFKVRGYKPHVLLDCSTEIYETVKRFCEPNLCPLLAEDAVVQQLPQSFILTCEYDVLRDDGLLYKKRLEDNGVPVTWYHLEDGFHGIINSFNTDWLSFPSGKRGLDKIVNFLKSL, from the exons ATGGCAGTTTTATACACACTGCTCGTGCTGTTCTTGGCAGTTTTTGTTGCTGGATTTGTATTGCTGGTCTTGGGGGCAATGAATTTTGATTTCTCCAACTCAGAAATTCCTCCTGGAGTGAACGAGTCAGTAAAGCTCCGAATCATCCACATCATGTTAATAAGCAGAGCTGTGGTG GGAAGGATTTTGGAAAACATTGGTATATGCAGCCAGGTTAACTTTGTCCGGTACATGCAAGATAGAAAGATTCTACAAGTGGACCCAAAGCTCTTAATCAAGGACCTGTGGTTTGAAAAAGTGCCTGTACGAATTTATCAGCCTAAGGCTCCAGCTGCCAGCCAACGGAGAGGAGTCATGTTTTTCCATGGAGGAGGATGGGTATTTGGAAGTCTTG aGACCCATGAAAGGCTATGCCGCTCTATTGCCAGAGAAAGTGAATCTGTGGTTGCATCTGTTGG GTATCGTTTAGCCCCTGAACACAAATACCCTGCTGCGTATGAAGACTGTCTTAATGCCACCATACACTTCATGAACAATGCAGAGCACTATGGTGTGGATCCTGCCAACATAACTGTCTGTGGGGACAATGCTGGGGGCAATCTGGCAGCTGCTGTTAGCCAGACCCTTGCAGGTAGATCAGACCTCCCCAGCCTGCGTGCTCAGGTCTTGATCTACCCAGGCCTGCAGGCCCTGGACTTCAATTTACCATCCTATCAGCAAAATCGGGGAGTCCCTCCCTTATTCCGAGAACGTGCTGCTTTCTATATGTTACACTACCTAGATGGGAATGTATCAAACCTGGAAGATGTCTTGGAGGGCTCCCATATTCCTATGgacataaaattaaattatggGAAGTGGGTAAGTCCAGATCACATCCCCGAAAAATTTAAGGTCAGAGGCTACAAACCACATGTGCTACTTGACTGTTCAACTGAGATTTATGAGACAGTGAAGAGATTCTGTGAGCCCAACCTGTGCCCGTTGCTGGCCGAAGATGCTGTGGTTCAGCAGCTGCCTCAGTCTTTCATCCTGACTTGTGAGTATGATGTGCTGAGGGATGATGGCTTGCTTTACAAGAAGAGACTGGAGGACAATGGTGTTCCAGTGACCTGGTACCACCTTGAGGATGGATTCCATGGAATCATAAATTCATTTAATACTGACTGGTTGTCATTTCCATCTGGAAAAAGGGGTCTTGACAAAATTGTGAACTTTCTAAAAAGCTTATAG